One window of the Oncorhynchus mykiss isolate Arlee chromosome 5, USDA_OmykA_1.1, whole genome shotgun sequence genome contains the following:
- the LOC110524866 gene encoding phosphatidylinositol 3,4,5-trisphosphate 5-phosphatase 1-like: MVKGGGPQGSKDQPDPQRSKDHLTPPEPIFSFTKPSDQDPDRPPVLTPRNRSYTCSETKPQSSVTTASASAPLHPQTYTKNPVKPSRSEGGMVQTTNRPHLPMKSRPGQADITPTKPKDYRDSSELPSKLRPPTRPIQPLPKEAHHETTQPPKMGNDFVLFLAENPPPLVLYVKMRC, encoded by the exons ATGGTGAAGGGAGGAGGACCACAAGGATCTAAAGACCAACCAGACCCTCAACGCTCCAAGGATCACCTGACCCCTCCAGAGCCCATCTTCTCCTTCACCAAACCCTCTGACCAGGACCCTGACCGGCCCCCGGTCCTCACCCCTCGTAACCGCTCTTACACCTGTTCTGAGACAAAGCCCCAGTCCTCCGTCACCACTGCCTCAGCCTCGGCCCCGCTCCACCCCCAGACCTACACCAAGAACCCTGTGAAGCCCTCACGCTCCGAGGGGGGCATGGTACAAACCACCAATAGACCACATCTGCCCATGAAGTCCCGCCCAGGCCAGGCGGACATCACGCCCACTAAGCCTAAAGACTACAGAGACAGCTCGGAGCTGCCCAGCAAACTGCGTCCACCTACAAGGCCCATCCAGCCCCTCCCCAAAGAAG CGCATCATGAGACAACTCAACCACCGAAGATGGGAAATGACTTTGTGCTTTTTTTGGCTGAAAACCCTCCTCCTCTTGTCCTATATGTTAAAATGAGATGTTGA
- the LOC118964738 gene encoding extensin-like: MNDKKHCAPYPGPPTNRPQPLAWSPHQQDPTPSLVPPPTGINPYPGPPTNRPQPLPWSPNQQDPTPGLVPPPTGPNPYPGPPTNRPQPLAWSPHQQAPTPTLVSPQQPPTPSLDPHQQPPTPNLPPTPSLDPHQQPPTPNLVTPPTAPNPYPGPPTNRPQPLAWSPPPTGPNPYPGPPHQQAPTPSLVPLTNRPQPLAWSPHQQPPTPGLVPPPTAPNP; the protein is encoded by the exons ATGAATGACAAGAAGCATTGTG CCCCCTACCCTGGTCCCCCCACCAACAGGCCCCAACCCCTAGCCTGGTCGCCCCACCAACAGGACCCAACCCCTAGTCTGGTCCCCCCACCAACAGGCATCAACCCCTACCCTGGTCCCCCCACCAACAGGCCCCAACCCCTACCCTGGTCCCCCAACCAACAGGACCCAACCCCTGGCCTGGTCCCCCCACCAACAGGCCCCAACCCCTACCCTGGTCCCCCCACCAACAG GCCCCAACCCCTGGCCTGGTCCCCCCACCAACAGGCCCCAACCCCTACCCTGGTCTCCCCCCAACAGCCCCCAACCCCTAGCCTGGACCCCCACCAACAGCCCCCAACCCCAAACCTG CCCCCAACCCCTAGCCTGGACCCCCACCAACAGCCCCCAACCCCAAACCTGGTCACCCCACCAACTGCCCCCAACCCCTACCCTGGTCCCCCCACCAACAGGCCCCAACCCCTAGCCTGGTCCCCTCCACCAACAGGCCCCAACCCCTACCCTGGTCCCCCCCACCAACAGGCCCCAACCCCTAGCCTGGTCCCCCTCACCAACAGGCCCCAACCCCTAGCCTGGTCCCCCCACCAACAGCCCCCAACCCCTGGCCTGGTCCCCCCACCAACAGCCCCCAACCCCTAG
- the LOC110524865 gene encoding uncharacterized protein LOC110524865 gives MEVVSLVTVGCNKHEYLLSSTSHEEYSDDEISTKKEMHWRLGPENHDDTVLYDFEMACDAQEEILVAVEFITHDALSRSISHEEYSDDEISTKKAMHWRLGPADHYDTIPYTGNLNRSVAVRFDFDNTVLYDFDMDRDTQEEMVKSADEVSCRTHRFRFCSLDRPSIG, from the exons ATGGAAGTTGTTTCTTTG GTGACGGTAGGATGCAACAAGCATGAATACCTGTTAAGTTCAACGTCGCATGAGGAGTACTCGGATGACGAg ATCTCAACCAAGAAAGAGATGCACTGGAGACTTGGCCCAGAGAACCACGACGATACTGTCCTGTATGACTTTGAGATGGCCTGTGATGCCCAGGAGGAGATACTG GTGGCGGTGGAATTCATCACCCATGATGCCCTGTCGAGATCAATATCACACGAGGAGTACTCCGACGATGAG ATATCAACCAAGAAGGCGATGCATTGGAGACTTGGCCCAGCGGATCACTATGATACTATTCCCTACACGGGCAACTTGAACCGTAGTGTTGCTGTTCGCTTTGACTTTGATAATACTGTTCTGTATGACTTTGACATGGACCGTGATACCCAGGAGGAGATGGTGAAGTCTGCCGATGAAGTGTCCTGTCGAACACACAGATTCAGGTTTTGTAGTCTGGATAGACCCTCTATTGGCTGA
- the LOC110524862 gene encoding B-cell lymphoma 6 protein isoform X2, whose protein sequence is MQEVSRKAIPELDKMACAADSCIQFTRHASDVLLNLNRLRSRDILTDVTILVNRQQFRAHKTVLMACSGLFYTIFTDSLKCNLNAISLDPKVDPEGFTILLEFMYTSRLTLKESLIMAIMNTAIYLQMDHVVDTCHRFIKSSDPGQANKLPRDEFLVSPLLLPQGVHAYRPHDVVDNLPGRVGPFRDGRPYASSMFNGVNSPSNYHLYGGIHHKHCSPPDTGSAMRVDYSRAVSGGSASIHHTASYVSSREEEMRKESHDGGVSQAGGVGGSRKRAFATAGHKQQIMVLGKEHGPQTTEEDTSQQHYPLGISSAGRKGLMSSPQSPLKSDCQPNSPTESSSSKNAGLSQAGRCGALPLQGSQDPKARNWKKYKFIVLNQSATKEEDTGPQEVVVPSPQRLGLPPYPQPSDSEHLDTQANANISEHGEDLLVPQASRLNNIINRALEGSQRSADNHSSVYISHLKCTSCGTPPPQHSEVCPNTPASCLAEDMMSELHSEYSDSSCETGTFFCNECDFKFADDGALKLHVLQTHSDKPYKCDRCQAVFRYKGNLASHKTVHTGEKPYRCNICGAQFNRPANLKTHTRIHSGEKPYRCETCGARFVQVAHLRAHVLIHTGEKPYPCEICGTRFRHLQTLKSHLRIHTGEKPYHCEKCNLHFRHKSQLRLHLRQKHGAITNTKIQYRTSTTELPTDPSKAC, encoded by the exons tgggttgttctacACTATATTTACGGACTCTCTGAAGTGTAACCTGAATGCCATCAGTCTGGACCCCAAGGTGGACCCCGAGGGGTTTACCATCCTGCTGGAGTTCATGTACACCTCTAGACTGACGCTGAAGGAGAGTCTGATCATGGCGATCATGAACACAGCCATCTACCTACAGATGGATCACGTTGTGGACACCTGCCACAGATTCATCAAATCCAG CGACCCTGGCCAGGCCAACAAGCTGCCCAGAGATGAGTTCTTGGTCAGCCCCTTGCTTTTACCTCAGGGCGTCCATGCATACCGGCCCCACGATGTGGTCGACAACCTGCCCGGCCGGGTCGGCCCCTTCAGAGACGGGAGGCCCTACGCCTCCAGCATGTTCAACGGGGTCAATTCCCCCAGCAACTACCACCTCTACG GCGGGATCCACCACAAGCACTGTTCCCCCCCGGACACGGGCAGCGCCATGAGGGTTGATTACAGCCGAGCGGTGAGCGGGGGCTCGGCCAGCATCCACCATACAGCCAGCTACGTCTCctccagggaggaggagatgaggaaggaGAGCCATGACGGAGGGGTCAGCCAGGCTGGTGGGGTGGGAGGCTCTAGGAAGAGAGCGTTTGCCACGGCGGGCCACAAGCAGCAGATAATGGTTCTGGGTAAGGAGCACGGTCCTCAGACGACAGAGGAAGACACGAGCCAGCAGCACTACCCTCTGGGGATCTCCTCAGCCGGACGGAAGGGCCTGATGAGCAGTCCTCAGAGCCCGCTCAAATCGGACTGCCAGCCTAACTCCCCAACCGAGTCCAGCAGCAGTAAGAACGCAGGTCTCTCCCAGGCCGGCCGGTGTGGTGCCCTGCCCCTACAGGGCAGCCAGGATCCCAAGGCACGCAACTGGAAGAAATACAAGTTCATAGTTCTGAACCAGAGCGCCACCAAGGAGGAGGATACTGGGCCGCAGGAGGTGGTGGTCCCCTCCCCCCAGCGCCTGGGTCTGCCCCCCTACCCCCAGCCTTCTGACTCGGAGCACCTGGACACGCAGGCCAACGCCAACATCAGCGAGCACGGAGAGGATCTGCTTGTTCCACAGGCCTCCCGActcaacaacatcatcaacag AGCTCTGGAGGGATCACAGAGGAGCGCTGACAACCACTCCTCTGTCTACATCAGCCACTTAAAGTGCACCTCCTGTGGTACCCCGCCCCCGCAGCACTCTGAAGTGTGTCCCAACACCCCGGCTTCCTGTTTAGCGGAGGACATGATGTCAGAGTTACACTCGGAGTACTCAGACTCCAGCTGTG AAACTGGCACGTTCTTTTGTAACGAATGCGACTTCAAGTTCGCTGACGACGGAGCCCTGAAACTCCACGTGCTGCAGACCCACAGTGACAAGCCGTACAAGTGCGACCGCTGTCAAGCTGTTTTCCGCTACAAAGGAAACCTCGCCAGCCACAAGACAGTCCACACCG GAGAGAAGCCGTATCGCTGCAACATCTGTGGCGCTCAGTTCAACAGGCCAGCTAACCTCAAGACCCACACCCGTATCCACTCAGGAGAAAAGCCATACAGATGTGAGACATGTGGAGCTCGATTCGTGCAG GTTGCACATCTCCGTGCCCATGTGCTGATCCACACCGGGGAGAAGCCATACCCGTGCGAGATCTGTGGAACGCGTTTCCGTCATCTGCAGACGCTGAAGAGTCACCTGCGCATCCACACCGGAGAAAAGCCCTATCAT TGTGAGAAATGCAACTTGCACTTTCGCCACAAGAGTCAGCTTCGATTGCACCTCAGACAGAAACACGGAGCGATTACCAACACCAAGATCCAGTACCGCACGTCCACCACAGAGCTGCCAACAGACCCGTCCAAGGCGTGCTGA
- the LOC110524862 gene encoding B-cell lymphoma 6 protein isoform X1 yields MQEVSRKAIPELDKMACAADSCIQFTRHASDVLLNLNRLRSRDILTDVTILVNRQQFRAHKTVLMACSGLFYTIFTDSLKCNLNAISLDPKVDPEGFTILLEFMYTSRLTLKESLIMAIMNTAIYLQMDHVVDTCHRFIKSSDPGQANKLPRDEFLVSPLLLPQGVHAYRPHDVVDNLPGRVGPFRDGRPYASSMFNGVNSPSNYHLYGQFPVQGFPFPLCKLTDAKNNFADFSKGGIHHKHCSPPDTGSAMRVDYSRAVSGGSASIHHTASYVSSREEEMRKESHDGGVSQAGGVGGSRKRAFATAGHKQQIMVLGKEHGPQTTEEDTSQQHYPLGISSAGRKGLMSSPQSPLKSDCQPNSPTESSSSKNAGLSQAGRCGALPLQGSQDPKARNWKKYKFIVLNQSATKEEDTGPQEVVVPSPQRLGLPPYPQPSDSEHLDTQANANISEHGEDLLVPQASRLNNIINRALEGSQRSADNHSSVYISHLKCTSCGTPPPQHSEVCPNTPASCLAEDMMSELHSEYSDSSCETGTFFCNECDFKFADDGALKLHVLQTHSDKPYKCDRCQAVFRYKGNLASHKTVHTGEKPYRCNICGAQFNRPANLKTHTRIHSGEKPYRCETCGARFVQVAHLRAHVLIHTGEKPYPCEICGTRFRHLQTLKSHLRIHTGEKPYHCEKCNLHFRHKSQLRLHLRQKHGAITNTKIQYRTSTTELPTDPSKAC; encoded by the exons tgggttgttctacACTATATTTACGGACTCTCTGAAGTGTAACCTGAATGCCATCAGTCTGGACCCCAAGGTGGACCCCGAGGGGTTTACCATCCTGCTGGAGTTCATGTACACCTCTAGACTGACGCTGAAGGAGAGTCTGATCATGGCGATCATGAACACAGCCATCTACCTACAGATGGATCACGTTGTGGACACCTGCCACAGATTCATCAAATCCAG CGACCCTGGCCAGGCCAACAAGCTGCCCAGAGATGAGTTCTTGGTCAGCCCCTTGCTTTTACCTCAGGGCGTCCATGCATACCGGCCCCACGATGTGGTCGACAACCTGCCCGGCCGGGTCGGCCCCTTCAGAGACGGGAGGCCCTACGCCTCCAGCATGTTCAACGGGGTCAATTCCCCCAGCAACTACCACCTCTACGGTCAGTTCCCCGTCCAGGggttccctttccctctctgcaAGCTGACAGACGCCAAAAATAACTTCGCTGACTTCTCTAAAGGCGGGATCCACCACAAGCACTGTTCCCCCCCGGACACGGGCAGCGCCATGAGGGTTGATTACAGCCGAGCGGTGAGCGGGGGCTCGGCCAGCATCCACCATACAGCCAGCTACGTCTCctccagggaggaggagatgaggaaggaGAGCCATGACGGAGGGGTCAGCCAGGCTGGTGGGGTGGGAGGCTCTAGGAAGAGAGCGTTTGCCACGGCGGGCCACAAGCAGCAGATAATGGTTCTGGGTAAGGAGCACGGTCCTCAGACGACAGAGGAAGACACGAGCCAGCAGCACTACCCTCTGGGGATCTCCTCAGCCGGACGGAAGGGCCTGATGAGCAGTCCTCAGAGCCCGCTCAAATCGGACTGCCAGCCTAACTCCCCAACCGAGTCCAGCAGCAGTAAGAACGCAGGTCTCTCCCAGGCCGGCCGGTGTGGTGCCCTGCCCCTACAGGGCAGCCAGGATCCCAAGGCACGCAACTGGAAGAAATACAAGTTCATAGTTCTGAACCAGAGCGCCACCAAGGAGGAGGATACTGGGCCGCAGGAGGTGGTGGTCCCCTCCCCCCAGCGCCTGGGTCTGCCCCCCTACCCCCAGCCTTCTGACTCGGAGCACCTGGACACGCAGGCCAACGCCAACATCAGCGAGCACGGAGAGGATCTGCTTGTTCCACAGGCCTCCCGActcaacaacatcatcaacag AGCTCTGGAGGGATCACAGAGGAGCGCTGACAACCACTCCTCTGTCTACATCAGCCACTTAAAGTGCACCTCCTGTGGTACCCCGCCCCCGCAGCACTCTGAAGTGTGTCCCAACACCCCGGCTTCCTGTTTAGCGGAGGACATGATGTCAGAGTTACACTCGGAGTACTCAGACTCCAGCTGTG AAACTGGCACGTTCTTTTGTAACGAATGCGACTTCAAGTTCGCTGACGACGGAGCCCTGAAACTCCACGTGCTGCAGACCCACAGTGACAAGCCGTACAAGTGCGACCGCTGTCAAGCTGTTTTCCGCTACAAAGGAAACCTCGCCAGCCACAAGACAGTCCACACCG GAGAGAAGCCGTATCGCTGCAACATCTGTGGCGCTCAGTTCAACAGGCCAGCTAACCTCAAGACCCACACCCGTATCCACTCAGGAGAAAAGCCATACAGATGTGAGACATGTGGAGCTCGATTCGTGCAG GTTGCACATCTCCGTGCCCATGTGCTGATCCACACCGGGGAGAAGCCATACCCGTGCGAGATCTGTGGAACGCGTTTCCGTCATCTGCAGACGCTGAAGAGTCACCTGCGCATCCACACCGGAGAAAAGCCCTATCAT TGTGAGAAATGCAACTTGCACTTTCGCCACAAGAGTCAGCTTCGATTGCACCTCAGACAGAAACACGGAGCGATTACCAACACCAAGATCCAGTACCGCACGTCCACCACAGAGCTGCCAACAGACCCGTCCAAGGCGTGCTGA